A region of the Nocardia nova SH22a genome:
GTCTCGGTGATCGAAGGTGTCGGCCTCGCCGGGGTCCCGTCCGGACTCTGCTACGCGCTGACCTCACAGGTGTTCGGAATCCAATGGCCCCTCTCCGAACTCGCCTCACGCCCACTGCTGCCCTTCGCCGACGGGATACGCGACGGCTCGCTGATCCTCTGCCACGCCCTCACCGAGGACGGCGGCGGCAGTGATCCGCTGTCGATGGTCACTGCCGTCGAGGACGGTGCGGACGGCGCGCGGCTGCTGACCGGCCGCAAGGCATATGTCACCGCGGCTCCCTGCGCCGATGTCGTCCTCACCTTCGCGCGGACCGAGCCGGGACGACACCCCTTCGCCCTGAGCGCACTCCTGATTCCCGCCGACCGTGCGGGCGTGAGCCGCTCGGAACCATTCGACAAACTCGCTGTCCCCGAGGTGCCGATGGGAGCGGTCGAATTCTCCGGCGTTCGAATCGATTCCGCGGATATCGTGGCCGCCGAGGGATCGGGTCTGGCACTGCTGTCCACGACCACCACCTGGGAACGTGCGCTGTTGATGAGCTATGCCGTCGGCATCATGCAGCGCACGCTCGATCGTGCGGTGACCTGGGCTCGGACCCGTCGGCAATTCGGGCGCGCCCTGGGGGCGAGCCCGCTGGTCGCGGCGCGGGTGGCCGATATGGCCATCGCCGTGCATCGGGTACGAACGGCAGTGCATTCGATGGCGGCGCAGATCGATACGCCCTCGGCCGTCGTATCGAGTCTCGTGACACCGGCGGCCCTGGTGAAGATTTCCTGCGCCCAGGACCTCCTCGATTTCGAGACGACCGCGGGACAACTGTTCGGTGCGCGGTCGGTCATCGCGGACTCCGGGCACACCTCCGGCACGACGAGTGCGCTCGCCGCTTCGATCTATGCCGGTGCCAACGATCTGCTCCGCGTCGGTATCGCCCGCGACCTAGGACTACCCGTTGAAAACTGATATGGCACAAGAACTTCTGGAATCGAACGGACCGGTCGCCGCGCACGCGGCGGTGGCCGACGCCGCGCCGGAGTTGCGCGGGCTGGCAGATCCCGTCGACAAGGGGGAGTGCGCACCCCAGCGGGTCTACGACGTCCTGCGCGCCTCCGGACTGTCCGCCGCGCTGTTGCCCGCCGAACGGGGCGGGATGGGGCTCGACTTCGCCGAATACACCTCCGTGCTGTGTGCCTTGGGAAAGGAAAATGGTTCCGCCGCACTGGGATTCAATATGCACAACGTCGCGCTCGGATCATTGTTCGAGGCCGATCCCGACGATCTCGGCGAACCCGGTCTGGCCTTCCGCGAGTGGGTCATCGGCGAAGTGCTCGACCGCGGCGCCCTGTTCGCTTCGGCGGTATCCGAACCCGCGACCGGCGCGAAACTTCAAGGCATCGCCACCGTCTACCGCCGCGTCGGTGACCGCGTCGTGCTCGACGGGCACAAATCCTTCGTCTCGCTGGCCGGGGTCGCCGACTACTACGTCGTATCGGCGAGACCCGCCGACGGCGACGACTTCGAGGTGTCGCACTTCGTCGTCGCCGCGTCGGATCCGGGCGTGAGCTTCTCCGAGCAATGGAACGGCATCGCCCTGCGCGGCACATCGACCGCCCAGCTGACGATGCTCGAAACCGAGATTCCGAGTGATCGCCTGTTCCTCGGCGTCGAAGGAATGTCGCTGTTCAAGACCATTCGCGAACCGCATTGGATGGCGGCCGGATACCTCGGCGCCTACCTCGGGCTCGCCACCGCGATCGTCGAGATCACCGGCGCGCACATCGGTGCGGACCGGGCGCGGCGCACGGACTCCGCGGCGATCCAGCAACTCGGCGCGATGGTCGTCTCGCTCGAGGCGACGCGCGCGCTCGTGCGCAGCGCCGCGGAAGCGGTGGTGGCCCGGCGTTCGGACACATCCACGAACACGCTCGTGTATTCGGCGAAACACCATCTCGGACAGACCGCGCAGAACTTGGCGGCCACCGCGGTGCGTCTGATCGGATCGGCGGCGATGGCGGCCGACAAGCCCATGCAGCGACTGGTCCGTGAGGTGCAGTTCTGCTCGATCATGCCCGCCAAACCCCATCACTGCCTGGACTATGTGGGTAAGGCCTCGCTCGGCGAGAACATGCTCGACGTCCGGAATCAGAATTGGTGACGATGGCGCTACTGGACCATCCCGGCGGAGCGATCGAATACGTCGCCTACCCCGGACGAGAAGACGGACCGACCGCGGTGCTCCTGCACGAAGGTCTCGGTTCGGTCGGCCAATGGGGACGCTTTCCGCAATCCTTCGCCGGCCGCACCGGACTGCCGACTGTGGTTTACTCCCGGCACGGATACGGAGGTTCCGGTGGTTGCGGGCCGGACGGTCCGCGATATCTGCACAGACAAGCGCGGGAGGTGTTGCCGTGGGTGCTGAACAGGCTCGGCATCGGCGCCCCGCCGGTGCTGGTCGGCCACAGCGACGGAGCGAGTATCGCGACCGTGTACGGGGCCGAATTTCCGGTGCACACCCTCGTGCTCATCGCACCGCACATCGTCGTGGAGGAGATCACGATCGGTGGCATTCGGCAGACGGCGAGCACCTTCGCTGTCGCGACACAGCCGGCGCTGCGGCTGCACCACGACTCGCCGCGCGCGCTGTTCGATCGATGGTCGGGCGTCTGGTTGTCGGAGGAATTCCGGGCAGAATTCGACCTCACCGGCTGCCTGCCGACAATCGCGGCGCCCCAGTTGGTGATCCAAGGCGAATACGACAACTACGGAAGCCGTCGCCAGCTCGAGTTGATCGCCGAGCACACCAGCGGCCCGACCTCCATTTCGCTGCTACCCGGCACCGGCCATCATCCCCACCTCGATGAGACAGACAAGGTACTCGACCTGATATGCGCAACCCTGAAATCGGCTGGGCGCGTGCGGGAATCGCACGGCTGAGGCGAATCGACGCCGTTCCTCGGGTCGACAGAACCGCGCTGCGCCACCACACCGCGCCCGCGGCGGCACTGTTGCGGGCCGCGACGATCATCCAGATCGTGTCGTCCGTGCTGACCGTGGCCACGCTGGGCGGCATCTGGCTCATCGCCCGGGCCGCCTACGACGCTTATCTCGACACCTCCTTCGACGCGCGGTCGCGCATCATCACCGGAACGGTCGTCGTCGGCGTCGCCGTGGTTGCCGGATTCCTCGCCACCTCACTGGCCTACTACCTGACCCACCTCGCGGACCTGCGCGTCCGCAAGAACATTCGAGGTCTTGCCGCCGAGCACATCTCACGGTTGCCACTGGGCTGGTTCACCTCGGACGCCTCCAAGAAATCGCTGTCGGTCCTCGGCAACGACGTGGAAACCCTGCACAGCGCGGTCGCGCACGGGCGAATGGAATTGATCCAAGCCTCGGTCGCCCCGGTGGCGGTGTGGCTGTGGTTGCTGGTGATCGACTGGCGGCTCGCGATCGTGACAGCGATCCCCACCGCCATCTATTACGTTCTCCAGCA
Encoded here:
- a CDS encoding acyl-CoA dehydrogenase family protein, which translates into the protein MTASITATAAESAGSIAEELREVAERLPGMPFRDAWKVLLSTRPVAAVMDASLRERRGGAVRNAVSVIEGVGLAGVPSGLCYALTSQVFGIQWPLSELASRPLLPFADGIRDGSLILCHALTEDGGGSDPLSMVTAVEDGADGARLLTGRKAYVTAAPCADVVLTFARTEPGRHPFALSALLIPADRAGVSRSEPFDKLAVPEVPMGAVEFSGVRIDSADIVAAEGSGLALLSTTTTWERALLMSYAVGIMQRTLDRAVTWARTRRQFGRALGASPLVAARVADMAIAVHRVRTAVHSMAAQIDTPSAVVSSLVTPAALVKISCAQDLLDFETTAGQLFGARSVIADSGHTSGTTSALAASIYAGANDLLRVGIARDLGLPVEN
- a CDS encoding acyl-CoA dehydrogenase family protein, which codes for MAQELLESNGPVAAHAAVADAAPELRGLADPVDKGECAPQRVYDVLRASGLSAALLPAERGGMGLDFAEYTSVLCALGKENGSAALGFNMHNVALGSLFEADPDDLGEPGLAFREWVIGEVLDRGALFASAVSEPATGAKLQGIATVYRRVGDRVVLDGHKSFVSLAGVADYYVVSARPADGDDFEVSHFVVAASDPGVSFSEQWNGIALRGTSTAQLTMLETEIPSDRLFLGVEGMSLFKTIREPHWMAAGYLGAYLGLATAIVEITGAHIGADRARRTDSAAIQQLGAMVVSLEATRALVRSAAEAVVARRSDTSTNTLVYSAKHHLGQTAQNLAATAVRLIGSAAMAADKPMQRLVREVQFCSIMPAKPHHCLDYVGKASLGENMLDVRNQNW
- a CDS encoding alpha/beta fold hydrolase, producing the protein MALLDHPGGAIEYVAYPGREDGPTAVLLHEGLGSVGQWGRFPQSFAGRTGLPTVVYSRHGYGGSGGCGPDGPRYLHRQAREVLPWVLNRLGIGAPPVLVGHSDGASIATVYGAEFPVHTLVLIAPHIVVEEITIGGIRQTASTFAVATQPALRLHHDSPRALFDRWSGVWLSEEFRAEFDLTGCLPTIAAPQLVIQGEYDNYGSRRQLELIAEHTSGPTSISLLPGTGHHPHLDETDKVLDLICATLKSAGRVRESHG